The Nitrospirota bacterium genome contains a region encoding:
- a CDS encoding MazG nucleotide pyrophosphohydrolase domain-containing protein, with amino-acid sequence MADEQGMVEAFHRNFDIVVSPVPTIVDGRTRELRVRLIQEEFDELKEALASDDLSSIAKEMADLLYVVYGTAVSYGIEMQPVFQEVHRSNMSKVGGYKREDGKWVKPATYSPASIEPILAEQMTARQEARSAS; translated from the coding sequence ATGGCAGACGAACAGGGGATGGTCGAAGCCTTTCACCGGAATTTCGATATCGTCGTCAGTCCGGTTCCGACGATTGTCGATGGGCGGACGCGCGAACTACGTGTCCGGCTCATTCAAGAAGAATTCGACGAGTTGAAAGAGGCGCTCGCCTCTGACGACCTGTCGTCCATTGCGAAGGAGATGGCCGATCTCCTCTATGTCGTCTACGGCACGGCGGTGTCGTACGGCATCGAGATGCAACCGGTCTTTCAAGAAGTGCACCGATCCAACATGAGCAAGGTCGGCGGGTATAAGCGTGAAGATGGGAAATGGGTCAAGCCGGCGACGTACTCGCCCGCCTCCATCGAACCCATTCTCGCCGAGCAAATGACGGCGCGCCAGGAGGCTCGTTCCGCCTCATGA
- the folK gene encoding 2-amino-4-hydroxy-6-hydroxymethyldihydropteridine diphosphokinase, translating to MGRETVFIGFGSNVGDRLDFCDRAVTLLSLLPHSQLLGVSMLYETEPVQDHAQPGDGWFLNGVVQIETDIAPKSLLGILREIERALGRDEDLRSGPRTIDLDILFYGQLTIDEPGLVVPHPRMHHRRFVLMPLSELDPLFIHPVRQRTISQLLAEAEKQPEVRLLFPQPSTRYGSRPACSQPPGP from the coding sequence ATGGGACGCGAGACGGTGTTCATCGGGTTTGGCTCGAATGTCGGCGATCGGCTCGATTTCTGCGATCGTGCCGTGACCCTGCTGAGCCTCTTACCGCACTCACAGCTCCTCGGGGTATCGATGCTCTACGAGACAGAGCCAGTGCAGGATCATGCCCAGCCGGGGGACGGATGGTTCTTAAACGGCGTGGTCCAGATTGAAACGGATATCGCACCGAAAAGCCTGCTCGGCATCCTCCGGGAGATCGAGCGTGCGCTGGGTCGGGACGAGGATCTTCGATCCGGCCCCAGAACGATCGATCTGGACATCCTGTTCTACGGACAGCTGACGATCGATGAGCCGGGTCTCGTGGTGCCACATCCACGCATGCACCATCGCCGGTTCGTCCTTATGCCCTTAAGCGAACTCGATCCGCTGTTCATCCATCCGGTGCGCCAACGTACGATTAGCCAATTGCTCGCCGAGGCGGAGAAGCAGCCGGAAGTCCGCCTCCTGTTTCCCCAGCCCTCGACCCGTTATGGTTCACGCCCTGCGTGCAGCCAACCCCCAGGCCCATGA
- a CDS encoding LL-diaminopimelate aminotransferase — protein MAGFPIEVATRIKTLPPYLFAAIDKMKQAAIAKGVDIINLGIGDPDLPTPAPIIESLALAAKNPKHHQYPSYEGMLSFRTAVADWYKRRFNVTLNPADEVLTLIGSKEGIGHIHLAFVDPGDIVLVPSPGYPVYPVGTSFCGGISHLMPLTKANGFLPDLNAIPKDVAKKAKLMWLNSPNNPTSVIMTKDYFKRVIEFAQENQVIVCHDAAYSEIYYDGKPPVSFMEIDGAKDVGVEFHSLSKTYNMTGWRIGFVVGNKDVLAGLGKVKSQLDSGVFEAVQAAGITALGLDDSVTDGLRKIYQERRDTLVPGLKSLGLEVDPPPAAFYIWVTVPKGYTSASFTAHLLEKAGIVTTPGNGFGAPGEGYIRMTVCTTKERLAEAVERIRKVGF, from the coding sequence ATGGCCGGATTCCCAATTGAAGTCGCAACCAGAATTAAAACACTGCCTCCCTATCTGTTCGCCGCTATCGACAAGATGAAACAGGCGGCGATTGCCAAGGGCGTCGATATCATCAACCTCGGCATCGGCGATCCTGACTTGCCGACACCGGCTCCGATTATCGAAAGCCTCGCCCTGGCGGCCAAGAACCCCAAGCACCATCAATATCCCTCCTACGAAGGGATGCTGTCGTTCCGGACAGCCGTGGCCGACTGGTATAAGCGCCGGTTCAACGTGACGCTGAACCCTGCCGACGAAGTGCTGACCCTGATCGGCTCGAAGGAAGGGATCGGACATATTCACTTGGCATTTGTCGATCCGGGCGATATCGTCCTGGTCCCGAGCCCCGGCTATCCGGTCTATCCGGTCGGTACCAGCTTTTGCGGCGGCATCTCGCACCTCATGCCACTGACGAAGGCCAACGGTTTCCTGCCTGACTTGAACGCGATCCCCAAGGACGTGGCGAAAAAGGCCAAGCTGATGTGGCTGAATTCGCCGAACAATCCCACGTCGGTCATCATGACCAAGGACTACTTCAAACGCGTGATCGAGTTTGCGCAAGAGAACCAGGTGATCGTCTGCCACGATGCGGCCTACTCGGAAATTTATTACGACGGCAAACCTCCTGTCAGCTTCATGGAAATCGATGGAGCCAAGGATGTCGGCGTGGAGTTCCACTCGCTCTCGAAGACCTACAATATGACGGGCTGGCGCATCGGCTTCGTCGTCGGCAATAAAGACGTCTTAGCGGGCCTCGGCAAGGTCAAGAGCCAGCTGGACTCCGGCGTATTCGAGGCGGTGCAAGCCGCAGGGATCACGGCGTTGGGATTGGATGATTCCGTCACGGACGGCCTACGGAAGATCTATCAGGAGCGGCGCGATACTTTGGTGCCTGGACTGAAGAGTCTGGGCCTCGAAGTCGATCCACCACCGGCCGCGTTTTATATCTGGGTCACGGTGCCGAAGGGCTACACTTCCGCCTCCTTTACGGCTCATTTGCTGGAAAAGGCCGGCATCGTCACGACACCGGGCAACGGCTTCGGCGCGCCGGGCGAAGGGTATATCAGGATGACCGTCTGCACGACGAAAGAACGATTAGCGGAAGCGGTGGAGCGGATTAGAAAAGTAGGATTCTAG
- a CDS encoding PilZ domain-containing protein, which yields MRERLLGRVNVFPFRCQLCTKRFRAYYAGARYNTQSFDRRQYARLPASIEVQVLDSHQSMTNRITDISMDGCTLQTTGFQKGAFIELLLKPTVEDDAIYIETAMVCSVHPSSTGIRFLEVPSDQHQRLGKVVLGLLVGQGLDPRLNA from the coding sequence ATGCGCGAACGTCTCTTGGGCCGCGTGAATGTATTTCCGTTTCGATGTCAGCTCTGCACCAAGCGTTTTCGCGCCTACTATGCCGGTGCACGGTACAACACCCAGTCGTTCGATCGTCGGCAGTACGCGCGTCTTCCGGCCTCCATCGAGGTGCAAGTGCTCGACAGCCATCAGTCGATGACCAACCGCATTACCGACATTTCGATGGATGGGTGTACTTTGCAGACGACGGGATTTCAGAAAGGAGCCTTCATCGAATTGCTGTTGAAGCCTACGGTGGAGGACGACGCGATCTATATTGAGACGGCGATGGTCTGTTCCGTTCACCCCTCCTCGACGGGCATTCGGTTCCTGGAGGTCCCATCGGACCAGCACCAACGTCTGGGCAAGGTGGTGCTCGGACTCTTAGTCGGTCAAGGTCTCGATCCGAGGCTCAATGCCTAG
- a CDS encoding methyltransferase domain-containing protein, with protein sequence MDLAKVERVYTSYAGIYDRIFGKVFHEGRESAIRNLDVQPDEKILEVGVGTGLALPMYPRHCQIVGIDFSEGMLDKAKQRAAEHRMDHVLLHRMDAGAMDFKDDSFDTVVAAYVVTAVPDYRKVVNEMIRVCRPGGRIIMLNHFSNDNKIIAAMEKVISPFTKHLGWRTDLSLQTVLDGTSLQVARKQNVNPLRFWVLVECVNGKHVNGKTHLNGAKNGSSAPAYAPLNGSHRTNGEALA encoded by the coding sequence ATGGATTTAGCGAAAGTTGAGCGCGTCTACACGTCCTACGCCGGAATCTATGATCGGATTTTCGGCAAAGTGTTCCACGAGGGGCGTGAGTCCGCGATCAGAAATTTAGACGTTCAGCCTGATGAAAAAATTCTTGAAGTCGGAGTCGGCACCGGGTTGGCCCTGCCGATGTACCCTCGCCATTGTCAGATCGTCGGGATCGATTTCTCGGAAGGCATGTTGGATAAAGCAAAACAGCGGGCGGCAGAGCACCGGATGGACCATGTGCTGCTCCATCGAATGGATGCCGGTGCCATGGACTTCAAAGACGACAGTTTCGACACCGTCGTCGCGGCCTATGTCGTCACGGCGGTCCCCGACTACCGCAAGGTGGTCAACGAAATGATCCGCGTCTGCCGGCCCGGCGGTCGCATCATCATGCTGAATCACTTCAGCAACGACAATAAGATCATCGCCGCCATGGAGAAAGTCATCTCCCCTTTCACGAAACACTTAGGGTGGCGGACAGACCTGTCGCTTCAGACGGTGCTGGATGGCACGTCGCTACAGGTGGCCCGGAAGCAGAATGTGAATCCCTTGCGGTTCTGGGTCTTAGTGGAATGTGTGAACGGGAAACACGTGAACGGAAAGACGCACCTCAACGGCGCAAAAAACGGAAGCAGCGCCCCTGCCTATGCCCCGCTTAACGGGAGTCATCGTACCAATGGAGAAGCACTGGCCTAG
- the panC gene encoding pantoate--beta-alanine ligase gives MKIIRTIRSMTSWSERLRRDGIIIGFVPTMGALHDGHRALIRAARLRCDALVVSIFVNPTQFGPREDLTRYPRPIAKDRALCREEGVDVCFEPTAEVMYPEGFQTIVTVPEIAHRWEGEARPHHFPGVATVVTKLFGMVLPHLALFGQKDYQQAALVRQLVKDLNLGVAIEVRQTVREADGLAMSSRNIYLNAEERMIATSLFRALRAGKQAIEGGMKNRTAIERSMRKTIEQASGIHVEYLAVCDPDSLEPLTRFTHRAVILGAIRIGTIRLIDNLLIHLPGKKNLARH, from the coding sequence ATGAAGATTATTCGCACCATCCGCTCCATGACATCGTGGAGCGAACGATTGCGCCGGGACGGCATCATCATCGGATTCGTTCCCACGATGGGCGCGTTGCATGACGGCCACCGTGCGCTCATCCGGGCGGCACGACTCCGTTGCGATGCACTCGTGGTGAGTATTTTTGTGAACCCGACGCAGTTTGGCCCGCGCGAAGACCTCACGCGTTATCCTCGCCCGATCGCCAAGGATCGGGCACTGTGCCGCGAAGAAGGGGTGGACGTCTGCTTCGAGCCAACAGCCGAGGTGATGTATCCCGAGGGTTTTCAAACGATCGTAACCGTGCCGGAGATTGCGCATCGATGGGAAGGGGAGGCCAGACCCCATCACTTTCCCGGTGTCGCTACGGTAGTGACGAAACTCTTCGGAATGGTCCTCCCCCATCTCGCCCTGTTCGGCCAAAAGGACTATCAGCAGGCTGCGCTGGTTCGGCAACTGGTGAAGGACCTCAATCTCGGTGTGGCGATCGAGGTACGCCAGACGGTCAGAGAAGCGGATGGGCTGGCCATGAGTTCACGCAACATCTATCTCAATGCCGAAGAACGGATGATCGCGACATCGCTCTTTCGGGCACTTCGAGCAGGCAAACAGGCTATCGAAGGGGGCATGAAGAATAGGACGGCGATTGAACGGAGCATGCGGAAGACGATCGAACAGGCATCGGGCATTCACGTCGAATACCTGGCCGTCTGCGATCCCGACAGCCTGGAGCCTCTAACTAGATTCACCCATCGTGCCGTGATCTTGGGTGCCATCCGGATCGGAACGATCCGCTTGATCGACAATCTCCTGATACACCTGCCGGGGAAAAAGAATCTTGCTAGGCATTGA
- the rmuC gene encoding DNA recombination protein RmuC, translating to MIDGTAVGLGMFVGAILGALIAGFWIASRVRASLQAQLLAIGERAQRAEALADELRRQAEQDRLDLDRIRQDLSEASRARAVAETRAAEAALHLNEQKTLLGQARQELAETFQALSGEALKQNNEAFLNLARSSFETLQAEAKGDLAQRQQAIDSLVQPLQDSLHRYDDQLRQLEQSRQAAYGGLDQHLKLLAESQQKLQSETGNLVKALRAPAVRGQWGEITLKRVAELSGMVAHCDFFEQESITVDGSRLRPDMVVQLPGGRQIIVDAKTVLAGYLDAHEAPTEELRLEGMRRHAAQVRSRMDELSVKAYWNQFAQAPEFVVLFLPGEQFLGAALEHDPRLIEDGFLRSVVLATPTTLMALLRAVAYGWRQERMTEHAEEAGRLGKDLYERMAVLTEHLNDVGQALGKSVLAYNKAVGSLETRILPAARRFKELGVSSEKEIPLLDPVELVSRKALPFEHE from the coding sequence ATGATTGATGGCACAGCGGTTGGCCTGGGAATGTTCGTTGGCGCGATCCTCGGTGCGTTGATCGCCGGGTTCTGGATTGCGTCCCGCGTCCGTGCGAGCCTGCAGGCACAGTTGCTGGCCATCGGTGAACGGGCACAGCGGGCCGAAGCCTTGGCGGACGAATTGCGCCGACAGGCAGAACAAGATCGTCTTGATCTTGATCGTATCAGGCAGGATCTTTCCGAGGCCTCTCGCGCCCGTGCGGTGGCGGAGACCAGAGCGGCCGAGGCGGCGCTCCACCTCAACGAACAAAAGACTCTGCTGGGCCAGGCCCGACAGGAGCTGGCCGAGACGTTCCAAGCCCTCTCCGGCGAAGCCCTCAAACAGAATAACGAAGCCTTTCTCAATCTTGCTCGCAGTTCGTTCGAAACATTGCAAGCTGAGGCCAAGGGCGATCTCGCTCAACGGCAACAGGCGATCGATAGCCTGGTCCAGCCGCTGCAAGATTCGTTGCACCGCTACGACGACCAGCTCCGGCAGCTGGAGCAATCCAGGCAAGCGGCCTATGGAGGCCTCGATCAACATCTCAAGCTCCTGGCAGAATCGCAGCAGAAGTTGCAATCGGAGACCGGCAACCTCGTAAAAGCGCTTCGCGCCCCGGCCGTCCGCGGCCAATGGGGGGAGATCACGCTCAAGCGTGTGGCCGAGTTATCCGGCATGGTTGCGCATTGCGACTTCTTCGAGCAGGAATCGATTACGGTCGACGGCAGTCGGCTCCGTCCCGACATGGTGGTGCAATTGCCGGGTGGCCGGCAGATCATCGTGGATGCCAAGACGGTGTTGGCAGGTTATCTGGACGCGCATGAAGCGCCGACCGAGGAGCTGCGCCTGGAGGGCATGCGCCGTCATGCCGCCCAAGTGCGGTCGCGGATGGACGAGTTGAGCGTGAAAGCCTATTGGAATCAATTCGCGCAGGCGCCTGAATTTGTCGTGTTATTTCTTCCAGGCGAACAATTTCTCGGCGCTGCGCTCGAACATGATCCACGGTTGATTGAAGACGGGTTTCTCCGAAGCGTCGTGCTGGCGACTCCCACGACGCTCATGGCGCTGTTGCGGGCGGTCGCCTACGGCTGGCGGCAGGAACGTATGACCGAACATGCCGAGGAGGCCGGACGGTTGGGGAAGGATCTCTACGAGCGGATGGCCGTGCTGACCGAGCACTTGAACGATGTCGGGCAGGCCCTCGGGAAGAGCGTCCTGGCCTACAATAAGGCGGTCGGGTCGCTGGAAACGAGGATCTTGCCGGCCGCTCGCCGGTTCAAGGAGCTTGGCGTGTCGTCGGAGAAAGAGATCCCGTTGTTGGACCCCGTGGAACTGGTTTCACGCAAGGCGTTACCCTTTGAGCATGAATGA
- a CDS encoding type 1 glutamine amidotransferase, whose translation MRAVCLKHVPFEGPGAFATSLANHGYSLDDCLVPHDGLPTNPGDLLIIMGGPMSVNDPDPWIAEETAFIRSALLAGIPVIGVCLGSQFMAKALGATVRPGKALEIGKTRIQLTEEGKQDPVLGMFPESLSVFEWHGEIFDLPPDCVALAGSEMAPLQAFRYGPHAYGLLFHLEIETDGIDALCQHCAPDLAQAQLTATKALMGFLPHMWLSHQIADRLIDHLIHSTR comes from the coding sequence ATGCGCGCGGTCTGCCTGAAACATGTGCCGTTTGAAGGTCCAGGGGCCTTCGCAACCTCGTTGGCCAACCACGGCTACTCGCTCGACGATTGCCTTGTACCACATGATGGCCTCCCCACGAACCCTGGCGACCTCTTGATCATTATGGGTGGGCCAATGTCAGTGAACGATCCCGATCCATGGATCGCCGAGGAGACCGCATTTATTCGCTCCGCCCTGCTCGCCGGCATACCTGTCATCGGCGTGTGCCTCGGCAGTCAGTTCATGGCGAAAGCACTGGGCGCAACGGTACGACCCGGTAAGGCGCTCGAAATCGGCAAAACGCGGATCCAGCTCACCGAAGAGGGGAAACAGGACCCGGTGCTCGGCATGTTTCCCGAATCCCTCTCGGTCTTCGAATGGCACGGGGAGATCTTCGACTTGCCGCCAGATTGTGTGGCGCTGGCCGGTTCGGAGATGGCGCCGTTGCAAGCCTTCCGCTATGGGCCCCATGCCTACGGATTGCTGTTTCATCTAGAGATAGAGACGGACGGGATCGACGCGCTCTGTCAGCACTGTGCCCCGGATCTTGCGCAGGCACAATTAACCGCGACGAAGGCCTTGATGGGGTTTCTCCCCCACATGTGGCTGTCGCACCAAATCGCCGATCGTTTGATCGATCATCTCATCCATTCCACACGTTGA